Proteins from one Mycobacterium sp. SMC-2 genomic window:
- a CDS encoding peroxynitrite isomerase yields MPTDLHPDLDALAPLLGTWVGQGAGEYPTIQPFDYLEEVVFSHVGKPFLAYSQKTKAPADGKPLHAETGYLRVPQPGHVELVLAHPSGITEIEVGTYTVNGDVIEIEMSTTEVGLTPTAKEVNALGRSFRIDGDELSYSVRMGAVGQPLQHHLAAVLRRQR; encoded by the coding sequence ATGCCCACCGACTTGCATCCCGATCTCGACGCCCTGGCACCACTTCTCGGCACGTGGGTCGGCCAGGGCGCGGGTGAATACCCGACGATCCAGCCCTTCGACTATCTCGAAGAAGTGGTCTTCTCCCACGTCGGCAAGCCGTTCCTGGCGTACTCGCAAAAGACCAAGGCGCCGGCCGACGGCAAACCGTTGCACGCCGAGACCGGATACCTCCGGGTGCCGCAGCCCGGCCACGTCGAACTGGTTCTGGCCCACCCGAGCGGCATCACCGAAATCGAGGTGGGCACGTACACGGTCAACGGCGATGTGATCGAGATCGAAATGTCCACCACGGAGGTTGGGCTGACCCCGACCGCCAAAGAGGTGAACGCCCTTGGCCGTTCCTTCCGCATCGACGGTGACGAGCTGTCGTATTCGGTGCGGATGGGCGCGGTCGGGCAGCCCTTGCAACACCACCTCGCCGCGGTGCTGCGTCGACAGCGCTGA
- a CDS encoding PhzF family phenazine biosynthesis protein, whose protein sequence is MGIDVAVLRVFTDQNGNFGNLLGVVDASRVEPARRQRLAAQLGYSETVFVELPAAGGSTARATIYTPQTQLPFAGHPTVGASWWLRENGTPIKTLQVPAGLVQVSYTGDRTRISARCEWAPEVALHEFGSAVDLLAADPGDFPDDTAHYLWAWTDRSGGSLRARMFAANLGVPEDEATGSAAMRITDYLSRDLHITQGKGSIIETTWNAEGWVGVSGRVVNDGVTHLD, encoded by the coding sequence ATGGGTATAGACGTGGCGGTGTTGCGGGTGTTCACCGACCAGAACGGCAATTTCGGTAACTTGCTCGGTGTGGTCGACGCCAGCCGGGTGGAACCCGCGCGCCGCCAACGGCTGGCAGCCCAACTAGGTTACAGCGAAACGGTATTCGTCGAGCTTCCCGCCGCCGGCGGGTCCACCGCGCGCGCCACCATCTACACACCGCAAACCCAGCTTCCCTTCGCCGGGCATCCGACCGTCGGCGCATCGTGGTGGTTGCGCGAGAACGGTACGCCGATCAAGACGCTGCAGGTGCCGGCCGGCCTCGTGCAGGTGAGCTACACCGGCGACCGCACCCGCATCAGCGCTCGCTGCGAATGGGCGCCCGAGGTAGCCCTGCACGAATTCGGTTCAGCCGTTGACCTTCTCGCGGCCGACCCGGGCGATTTTCCCGACGACACGGCGCACTACCTGTGGGCCTGGACCGACCGGTCCGGCGGATCGCTGCGCGCCCGCATGTTCGCCGCCAACCTCGGTGTGCCGGAAGACGAAGCGACCGGCTCGGCCGCGATGCGAATCACCGACTACCTCAGCCGCGACCTGCACATCACCCAGGGCAAGGGATCGATCATCGAGACGACGTGGAACGCCGAGGGCTGGGTGGGGGTGTCCGGCCGCGTCGTCAATGACGGTGTGACGCACCTGGACTGA
- a CDS encoding alpha/beta fold hydrolase — MTERKRKSTLRPVREVAAPRLEFRTIHGYRRAYRIAGDGPAILLVHGIGDNSTTWNTVQAKLAQRFTVIAPDLLGHGRSDKPRADYSVAAYANGMRDLLSVLDIERVTVVGHSLGGGVAMQFAYQFPHLVERLILVAAGGVTKDVNVALRLASLPMGSEALALLRLPLVLPAVQLAGRIAGLAIGSTGLGRDLPNVLRILDDLPEPTASAAFSRTLRAVVDWRGQIVTMLDRCYLTQAIPVQIVWGTKDVVVPVRHAWMAHAAMPGSRLEIFEGSGHFPFHDDPVRFIDVVERFIDTTAPAEHDQAALRALLRSGGGEKAVSGPAPTRVAVLNAMGSDERSAT; from the coding sequence ATGACCGAGCGGAAGCGCAAGAGCACTCTCCGCCCGGTGCGCGAGGTGGCCGCACCCCGCCTGGAGTTCCGCACCATCCACGGCTACCGCCGGGCCTACCGAATCGCCGGTGACGGGCCGGCGATCCTGCTGGTCCACGGGATCGGCGACAACTCCACCACCTGGAATACCGTGCAGGCCAAGCTCGCTCAGCGGTTCACGGTCATCGCCCCGGACCTGCTGGGCCACGGCCGATCCGACAAACCGCGCGCCGACTACTCGGTCGCCGCCTACGCGAACGGGATGCGCGACCTGCTCAGCGTGCTCGACATCGAGCGGGTGACGGTGGTCGGTCATTCCCTGGGCGGCGGCGTGGCCATGCAATTCGCCTACCAGTTCCCGCATTTGGTCGAGCGGCTGATCCTGGTCGCGGCCGGCGGCGTCACCAAGGACGTCAACGTCGCGCTCCGGCTGGCCTCGTTGCCGATGGGCAGCGAGGCCCTGGCCTTGCTGCGGCTCCCCCTCGTACTGCCGGCGGTTCAGCTGGCGGGACGGATAGCGGGCCTGGCGATCGGATCGACCGGCCTGGGCCGCGACCTGCCCAACGTCTTGCGGATCCTTGATGACCTGCCGGAGCCGACGGCCTCGGCGGCTTTCAGCCGGACCCTGCGGGCGGTGGTGGACTGGCGCGGGCAGATCGTCACCATGCTCGATCGGTGCTATCTGACCCAAGCCATCCCGGTACAGATCGTCTGGGGCACCAAGGATGTGGTCGTCCCGGTCCGCCACGCGTGGATGGCGCACGCCGCGATGCCCGGGTCCCGCCTCGAAATCTTCGAAGGCTCCGGCCACTTCCCCTTCCACGACGACCCAGTCCGCTTCATCGACGTCGTCGAACGCTTCATCGATACCACCGCGCCCGCCGAACACGATCAGGCCGCCCTGCGCGCGCTGCTGCGCAGCGGCGGCGGCGAAAAGGCCGTCAGCGGCCCCGCGCCCACCCGCGTCGCCGTGCTGAACGCCATGGGCTCCGACGAACGCAGCGCTACCTGA
- a CDS encoding proteasome assembly chaperone family protein: MASQDPQEQYHQPGQAGMYELERPAPQLSTSDGRGPVLVHALEGFSDAGHAIRLASSHLKAALDTELVASFAIDELLDYRSRRPLMTFKTDHFTNYDDPELSLYALRDTVGTPFLLLAGMEPDLKWERFITAVRLLAERLNVRQTIGLGTVPMAVPHTRPITMTAHSNNPELIAEFTPWISEIQVPGSASNLLEYRMAQHGHEVVGYTVHVPHYLTQTDYPAAAEALLAQVAKTASLELPLTALTEAAAIIRTKIDEQVEASAEVAQVVTALERQYDAFIDAQENRSLLTRDEDLPSGDELGAEFERFLAQEAEKKRDDGDQV, translated from the coding sequence ATGGCTAGTCAGGACCCGCAGGAGCAGTACCACCAGCCGGGACAGGCCGGCATGTACGAGCTCGAGCGACCGGCGCCGCAGTTGTCGACGTCGGATGGCCGCGGCCCCGTGCTGGTGCACGCGTTGGAGGGCTTCTCGGATGCCGGCCACGCGATCCGGCTGGCCTCGTCGCATCTGAAGGCTGCTCTGGACACCGAGCTGGTCGCGTCCTTCGCCATCGACGAATTGCTGGACTACCGGTCGCGGCGGCCGCTCATGACCTTCAAAACCGATCACTTCACCAACTATGACGACCCGGAACTGAGCCTGTATGCGTTGCGCGACACCGTCGGCACCCCCTTCCTGCTGCTCGCCGGCATGGAACCGGATCTGAAGTGGGAGCGGTTCATCACCGCGGTACGCCTGCTGGCCGAGCGGCTGAACGTGCGCCAGACCATCGGCCTGGGCACCGTCCCGATGGCGGTTCCGCACACGCGGCCCATCACGATGACCGCGCACTCCAACAACCCCGAGTTGATCGCCGAGTTCACGCCGTGGATTTCCGAGATCCAGGTTCCCGGCAGCGCGTCGAATTTGTTGGAATACCGGATGGCCCAGCACGGCCACGAGGTCGTCGGTTACACCGTGCACGTGCCGCACTACCTGACGCAGACCGACTACCCGGCCGCCGCCGAGGCGTTGCTCGCGCAAGTGGCCAAGACCGCGTCGCTCGAGCTGCCGCTGACGGCGTTGACCGAAGCGGCGGCGATTATCCGCACCAAGATCGACGAGCAGGTCGAGGCGAGCGCGGAGGTTGCTCAAGTGGTGACCGCGCTCGAGCGCCAGTACGATGCCTTCATCGACGCTCAGGAGAACAGGTCGTTACTGACTCGCGACGAGGACCTGCCTAGCGGCGACGAGCTTGGCGCCGAGTTTGAACGATTCCTCGCCCAAGAGGCGGAGAAGAAGCGCGACGACGGCGACCAGGTCTGA
- a CDS encoding serine protease has product MMKPMRAPTLMLCLVVAVATSVTSCKRPPGDHASAPPAPPPRSSAPVQRLGQPQPSAVAGPMDPDKRVGAIFIDGGPLHVCTGSVVHSVGGNLMMTAAHCLAGATKITFVPGFAGDAPPAPADVWKADAVYLDPRWTASKDPNADYAIARLSNDAGGTVESHVGLALTLGTAPPPGSHVTVMGYPAGVGGAPIGCQASTSLTEGGFPSFPCEGLVDGTSGAPWVSGTTLTGVIGGFERGGCATDVSYSAPFDAQTAQLLARADAGGPGDAVSGELDDSC; this is encoded by the coding sequence ATGATGAAACCGATGCGCGCGCCGACCCTGATGCTGTGCCTAGTGGTCGCCGTGGCGACGTCGGTGACGTCGTGCAAACGGCCGCCCGGTGATCATGCGTCGGCCCCGCCGGCGCCCCCTCCGCGGAGCAGCGCGCCGGTCCAGCGGCTCGGTCAGCCTCAGCCAAGCGCGGTGGCGGGGCCGATGGACCCGGACAAGCGCGTCGGCGCCATCTTCATCGACGGTGGGCCCCTGCACGTGTGCACGGGTTCGGTGGTGCATTCGGTGGGTGGGAACCTCATGATGACCGCGGCGCACTGCCTGGCCGGGGCCACCAAGATCACCTTTGTGCCGGGTTTCGCCGGTGACGCCCCGCCCGCCCCGGCCGACGTGTGGAAGGCCGACGCCGTCTACCTCGACCCCCGCTGGACCGCCAGCAAGGATCCCAACGCCGACTATGCGATCGCACGGCTGAGTAACGACGCCGGGGGTACGGTCGAGTCCCACGTCGGCCTGGCGCTGACGCTGGGCACGGCTCCCCCGCCCGGTAGTCACGTCACTGTGATGGGATATCCCGCCGGCGTCGGCGGCGCGCCCATCGGGTGCCAGGCCAGCACGTCGTTGACCGAGGGCGGGTTCCCCTCGTTTCCGTGCGAGGGCCTGGTGGACGGCACCAGCGGCGCACCCTGGGTCAGCGGCACCACGCTCACCGGGGTGATCGGCGGTTTCGAACGCGGCGGGTGCGCCACGGACGTGTCGTATTCCGCGCCGTTCGACGCGCAGACCGCGCAGTTGCTGGCCCGCGCCGACGCGGGCGGACCCGGCGACGCGGTTTCCGGCGAACTCGACGACAGCTGTTAG